The Mucilaginibacter mallensis genome has a segment encoding these proteins:
- the hemC gene encoding hydroxymethylbilane synthase, whose protein sequence is MSPLDRTLIIGTRGSELALWQANFIKDSLAAINIPAELKIIKTQGDRILNLSFDKLEGKGFFTKELEEELLAGKIDLAVHSHKDLPTENPAGLIIAAVSEREDPSELLLILKDCVDVRQKLSLKFGAAVGTSSNRRKAQLLAYRPDLEIQDLRGNVPTRIQKLRNESYDAIMLAKAGVSRLGIDLSEFHVEELTPVELIPAAAQGVMAIQIRESDHELFEALQPLNHPDVAEELAVERTVLKLFGGGCHLPLGCYCHKDDGMFQVFTSKADEDDEFPDRLFMESKTTEGLAEKVVAKFAKDRKLPQSVFISRDLSEQSYFRKAIEKHGITIEAHSLIRTVPVITKFDSYILKHIDWVFFSSKNAVDYFFELNPLFPKDVKFGVMGSGSEEMLRRKGHFTNYVGTGNDAADVAKQFAELANGTTVLFPCAEGSMRSIQKGLSADTKIIDLPVYETVMEEEIEASGADVLVFTSPSNVDAYFAENLLDPYQKVVAIGKSTGKKFDEMGVKYILPFSPDEVGLAEAVFGI, encoded by the coding sequence ATGAGCCCATTGGACAGAACTCTTATTATTGGAACACGCGGCAGCGAACTAGCCTTATGGCAGGCTAATTTTATTAAGGATAGCCTCGCTGCTATTAATATTCCGGCTGAATTAAAAATTATTAAAACCCAGGGCGACCGTATACTTAACCTCAGCTTTGATAAGCTGGAGGGTAAGGGCTTTTTTACCAAGGAGTTAGAAGAAGAGTTGTTAGCCGGTAAAATTGACCTGGCGGTTCACTCGCATAAGGATCTGCCTACTGAGAATCCTGCGGGATTGATCATTGCGGCGGTATCTGAACGCGAAGACCCATCAGAATTATTATTGATACTAAAGGATTGTGTTGATGTGCGCCAAAAATTGTCATTAAAATTTGGCGCGGCAGTCGGTACCTCATCCAACAGGCGCAAAGCACAATTACTGGCTTATCGCCCTGATCTGGAAATCCAGGATTTGCGCGGCAACGTGCCAACACGTATTCAAAAACTACGTAACGAAAGTTATGATGCTATTATGCTGGCAAAAGCAGGCGTATCCCGTTTAGGTATCGATCTGAGCGAATTTCATGTGGAGGAACTAACCCCGGTTGAACTGATACCTGCCGCGGCGCAAGGTGTAATGGCTATACAGATCCGAGAAAGCGACCATGAACTATTCGAGGCTTTGCAGCCCTTGAACCATCCGGATGTAGCCGAGGAGTTAGCTGTTGAACGCACGGTGCTAAAGCTTTTCGGCGGCGGCTGTCATTTACCATTGGGTTGTTATTGCCATAAGGATGATGGTATGTTCCAGGTATTTACCTCAAAGGCTGATGAGGATGATGAATTTCCGGACAGGTTGTTCATGGAATCAAAAACTACTGAAGGTCTGGCCGAAAAGGTGGTAGCAAAATTTGCAAAGGACCGCAAGTTACCGCAAAGCGTATTCATTTCGCGCGATCTTTCAGAGCAAAGCTATTTCAGAAAAGCTATTGAAAAACATGGTATCACTATCGAGGCGCATTCACTGATCCGTACCGTGCCGGTGATAACCAAGTTCGATTCATATATATTAAAGCATATTGACTGGGTGTTTTTCTCCAGTAAAAACGCGGTAGATTATTTCTTTGAGCTGAACCCACTTTTCCCTAAGGATGTAAAGTTTGGGGTAATGGGTAGCGGATCGGAAGAAATGCTGCGCCGTAAGGGGCATTTTACCAATTATGTAGGTACTGGTAATGATGCTGCCGATGTTGCTAAACAATTTGCTGAACTGGCTAATGGCACAACCGTATTATTTCCATGTGCCGAAGGCTCAATGCGGAGCATACAAAAAGGCTTATCAGCTGATACAAAGATCATCGACCTGCCGGTTTATGAAACCGTAATGGAAGAAGAAATAGAAGCATCGGGTGCTGATGTGCTGGTATTTACTAGCCCATCAAACGTTGACGCCTACTTTGCTGAGAATTTGCTCGACCCCTACCAAAAAGTGGTGGCGATAGGCAAATCAACAGGCAAAAAATTTGATGAAATGGGTGTAAAATACATACTGCCTTTTTCACCCGATGAAGTCGGGCTGGCCGAGGCGGTGTTTGGGATATAA